In one window of Maniola hyperantus chromosome 18, iAphHyp1.2, whole genome shotgun sequence DNA:
- the tst gene encoding superkiller complex protein 2: MSLELEDEVFSDLKPPPIFEDLSERVKNYLLKPERLSIHKWERSQTHWHRTTDIDSLFKIDDDDLGLDTTLEVVRDPLTGEIVGLEEVSIPVDDDEDSLSMSRAPLPPSQATRGSTMQNPFLPGGFEEELQQMLDVAAKTGEILIDLEHDEPGKFLGEEILTTAPGAKESVVFANDGMTLLSEANKDAPQEQSEEVEQIDINLEEVVESHTHLAGLWQDDNEQEETKKPKPKKVHIEIEKDPAEDNFLESTVIHPPVELPEIPVLNITNSAAKMGVTSTEWAEMIDVSRPVPEFREKIKDMAHTYPFELDIFQKQAILKLEEGHHVFVAAHTSAGKTVVAEYAIGMSRRNCTRAIYTSPIKALSNQKYNDFNKTFGEVGLLTGDLQINATASCLVMTTEILRSMLYCGSDVTRDLEFVIFDEVHYINNAERGYVWEEVLILLPAHVSIVMLSATVPNTLQFADWVGRTKKRKVYVVSTPKRPVPLCHYLYTGSGGKSKHERFLVVDQEGNFQLRGYNEAVAAKKARENEYKKSFGPKGGKQFGNPKAEQTMWVAFIDHLRSSDKLPVVAFTLSRNRCDQNAESLLSVDLTTAKEKSHIRSFFSKCLHRLKEPDRRLPQVIRLQRVLENGIGVHHSGILPLLKEIVEMLFQTGHVKLLFATETFAMGVNMPARTVVFDDITKFDGIQSRSLAPAEYIQMAGRAGRRGLDDTGTVIILCKEGVPDQMTLKGMMLGTPQKLSSQFRLTYAMILSLLRVATVSVEGMMQRSFREFHQVCQADNYRKQLEIAEKEYSEKCNTPLSSHLTPLATFYDTAVAYIEVLNEIMPILLNQPKVVKEFVPGKVIILSAGPYINQLGVYLSGNGPRLTPYKVLVLNTAEKDTTRYNFDVDDNWYRMLSFSATYDNIGTEESTMDHTILCIAPKNVVAVTKMNLKIDHSIIIQDWEKRQMPRFKDAPVGSTCASAVQELSRISHAVRTGATTLDRVSLTQSLAISTGEILHSLDKMNKLKNELDAQKKATDIANFKSEFAIVYERKQAERKRDKYKRLLSFENLALYPDYQRRLLVLRELNYIDEHDSVILKGRVACCMGTNELIISELVFRNVFTDKSPAEIAALLSCFVFQAKTRSEQVLTDKLAEGVKAIEHIDEELAAIEAKYLVGQFEGQPERLNFGLVRVVYEWALEKPFAEIVDLTDVQEGIIVRCIQQLHELLVDVKDAAVAIGDPKLQAKMMEASTAIKRDIVFAASLYTTQRETVIS; this comes from the exons ATGTCGCTAGAGCTTGAAGATGAAGTCTTTTCAGACCTTAAG CCGCCGCCTATTTTCGAAGATTTAAGCGAAAGAGTGAAAAATTATTTGCTGAAGCCTGAACGACTGTCCATCCATAAGTGGGAGAGGTCACAGACACACTGGCATAGAACTACTGATATCGATTCTTTGTTTAAAATCGACGATGATGATTTAGGACTTGATACCACTTTAGAA GTTGTCCGAGACCCTCTCACAGGTGAAATAGTAGGCCTAGAAGAGGTAAGTATACCagtcgatgatgatgaagacaGTCTCTCAATGTCTCGAGCACCGCTGCCTCCCAGCCAGGCCACCCGGGGGAGCACCATGCAGAATCCCTTCTTACCGGGTGGCTTTGAAGAGGAGTTGCAGCAAATGCTGGATGTTGCAGCTAAAACTGGGGAGATTTTGATAGATTTGGAGCATGATGAACCTGGGAAGTTTCTTGGGGAAG AAATTCTAACAACTGCGCCGGGTGCAAAGGAAAGTGTTGTTTTTGCTAATGATGGAATGACATTGCTCAGTGAAGCAAACAAAGATGCGCCTCAAGAACAGAGTGAAGAGGTTGAACAAATTGATATAAACTTGGAAGAAGTGGTGGAAAGCCATACACATTTAGCAG GTCTTTGGCAAGATGACAACGAACAAGAAGAAACAAAAAAGCCCAAACCAAAGAAAGTTCACATTGAAATAGAAAAAGATCCAGCCGAAGATAACTTCTTGGAAAGCACAGTCATACACCCACCAGTGGAACTTCCCGAAATACCAGTTCTAAATATTACTAACTCTGCGGCCAAAATGGGTGTCACTTCTACGGAGTGGGCGGAAATGATAGATGTTTCTCGACCTGTGCCGGAATTCAGAGAGAAAATAAAAGATATGGCGCATACGTATCCTTTCGAATTGGATATTTTCCAGAAACAG GCTATATTGAAGTTAGAGGAAGGTCATCACGTTTTTGTGGCGGCGCACACTTCGGCGGGCAAGACTGTGGTGGCGGAATATGCTATTGGAATGTCCAGAAGAAATTGCACCAG gGCAATCTACACGTCACCAATAAAGGCTTTGTCAAACCAGAAGTACAACGACTTCAATAAAACCTTTGGCGAGGTTGGCCTGCTGACTGGCGATCTTCAAATAAACGCCACTGCCTCTTGCCTTGTCATGACTACGGAGATTCTACGCTCTATGTTGTACTGTGGCTCTGACGTAACCAGGGATCTGGAGTTTGTTATATTCGATGAAGTTCATTATATTAATAATGCTGAG CGCGGTTACGTATGGGAGGAAGTATTAATCTTGTTACCGGCCCACGTCAGCATAGTGATGTTAAGTGCAACTGTACCCAATACGCTGCAGTTTGCAGACTGGGTAGGACGCACTAAGAAACGAAAAGTGTACGTGGTGTCTACGCCTAAACGACCTGTGCCGCTCTGCCATTATCTATACACAG gttCCGGTGGCAAGTCCAAGCACGAAAGATTCCTAGTAGTCGACCAAGAAGGCAACTTCCAATTGCGCGGATACAACGAAGCAGTGGCCGCTAAGAAGGCCAGAGAGAATGAGTACAAGAAAAGTTTCGGACCTAAAG GTGGCAAACAGTTCGGAAACCCGAAGGCAGAGCAAACTATGTGGGTTGCCTTTATTGACCATCTTAGGTCCAGTGACAAGTTGCCTGTGGTAGCCTTTACTTTATCTCGTAATAG ATGTGACCAAAACGCCGAGAGCTTGCTGTCGGTAGACTTGACAACGGCGAAAGAGAAAAGTCACATACGATCCTTCTTCTCCAAATGTCTACATCGCTTAAAAGAACCGGATAGACGATTGCCTCAA GTGATTCGTCTGCAACGTGTATTGGAGAATGGCATCGGCGTACACCACAGCGGCATTCTGCCCCTGCTTAAAGAAATTGTTGAAATGCTGTTCCAAACTGGCCAT GTGAAACTCCTATTCGCGACGGAAACTTTCGCAATGGGGGTGAACATGCCGGCGCGTACCGTGGTATTCGATGATATAACGAAATTCGACGGCATACAGTCTCGCAGTTTGGCGCCCGCTGAGTACATACAGATGGCAGGCCGCGCTGGCAGGCGAG GTCTTGATGACACGGGTACAGTCATTATCCTGTGCAAAGAGGGAGTTCCAGACCAAATGACGTTAAAGGGCATGATGTTGGGTACACCGCAGAAATTGTCTTCACAGTTCAGGCTCACTTACGCTATGATACTTAGTTTGTTACG GGTTGCCACAGTATCAGTAGAAGGAATGATGCAGCGTTCGTTTCGGGAGTTTCACCAAGTATGCCAAGCGGACAACTACCGAAAACAGTTAGAAATTGCTGAAAAAGAGTATTCCGAAAAATGTAATACGCCTTTATCATCACATTTGACACCCCTAGCCACATTCTACGATACTGCGGTGGCTTATATCGAAGTTTTGAATGAAATAATGCCGATTCTACTAAACCAGCCGAAGGTTGTGAAGGAGTTTGTGCCAGGAAAGGTTATTATACTGTCTGCGGGTCCTTATATCAATCAATTGGGCGTTTATTTAAGTGGAAAcg GTCCTCGACTGACGCCATACAAAGTGCTAGTGCTGAACACGGCGGAAAAAGACACGACACGTTACAACTTCGACGTAGACGACAACTGGTACAGAATGCTGAGCTTCTCGGCGACTTACGACAATATAG GTACCGAAGAAAGTACAATGGATCACACGATCTTGTGTATCGCGCCGAAGAATGTGGTGGCGGTAACTAAGATGAATCTTAAGATAGACCACAGCATCATCATACAAGACTGGGAGAAGAGACAAATGCCAAG GTTTAAAGATGCTCCAGTGGGGTCAACTTGCGCGAGCGCAGTACAGGAGTTGTCGCGAATTTCTCACGCGGTCAGAACTGGTGCAACTACCCTAGACCGGGTCAGCCTCACACAGTCCCTCGCTATATCTACCGGGGAGATTTTACACTCGCTCGATAAAATGAACAAGCTGAAG AATGAACTCGACGCTCAAAAGAAGGCCACCGACATCGCAAACTTCAAAAGCGAATTCGCAATCGTTTACGAGCGAAAACAAGCTGAAAGGAAGCGCGATAAATACAAACGCTTACTTTCATTCGAGAACCTCGCTTTGTATCCCGATTACCAAAGGAGACTACTAGTTTTACGAGAGCTAAACTACATAGATGAACACGACAGCGTTATTTTGAAAGGCAGAGTCGCATGCTGTATGGGAACTAATGAGCTCATAATATCGGAGTTGGTATTTCGGAATGTGTTTACGGATAAGAGTCCGGCGGAAATTGCTGCTCTGTTGAGCTGTTTTGTGTTCCAAGCGAAGACCCGGTCGGAGCAAGTGTTGACGGACAAGCTGGCGGAAGGAGTGAAGGCTATCGAGCACATCGATGAGGAGCTGGCGGCCATCGAAGCTAAGTATTTG GTGGGTCAGTTCGAGGGTCAACCAGAAAGGTTGAACTTCGGCCTAGTGAGGGTGGTATATGAGTGGGCTCTAGAGAAACCCTTCGCGGAGATAGTCGACTTGACAGACGTGCAAGAGGGCATCATTGTGAGGTGCATTCAACAGCTACATGAG CTGCTAGTAGACGTGAAAGACGCGGCAGTAGCCATCGGCGATCCGAAGCTGCAGGCCAAGATGATGGAAGCGTCCACCGCCATCAAACGGGACATAGTCTTTGCCGCCAGCTTGTATACTACGCAACGGGAGACTGTTATTTCATAA